The Streptomyces sp. NBC_00576 genome contains the following window.
CCCCCTGCCCGTGGACCTGGCCGCCAACGTGGCGAGCCTGGGCATGCGCGTCCTGCGCGCGAAGACGGTACGGGAGCTGCGGGCGGCGCTCGCCGAGGCCCGTGCCGCCAACACTCCCACTTGTGTCTACGTCGAGACGGAAACGGCAGACACAGTGTCGGGCGCGCCTCCGGCGCAGGCCTGGTGGGATGTTCCTGTGGCCGAGACCGCGACCCGCCCGTCAGCGGTCAAGGCACGTGAGCTGTACGAACGGCACGTCTCTACCCGACGCCGCCATCTGTGAAGGAGAACCTGGGCATGACGAAGATCGTCAACCACTGGATCGGCGGCAAGACCGTCGAAGGCGCGTCGGGCACGTACGGGCCGGTCACCGACCCCGCGACCGGCGCGGTCACCACGAACGTCGCCTTCGCGACGGTCGACGAGGTCGACGCGGCGGTAGCCGCGGCCAAGGACGCGTACGCGACCTGGGGCACCTCGTCGCTCGCCAAGCGGAGCGCCATCCTCTTCAAGTTCCGCGCGCTGCTCGACGCCAACCGCGACGCGATCGCCGAGCTGATCACGGCGGAGCACGGCAAGGTGCACTCCGACGCGCTGGGCGAAGTGGCCCGCGGCCTGGAGATCGTCGAACTCGCGTGCGGTATCACCGTGCAGCTGAAGGGCGAGCTGTCGACGGAGGTGGCGAGCCGCGTCGACGTCTCGTCGATCCGTCAGTCGCTGGGTGTCGTCGCCGGCATCACGCCGTTCAACTTCCCGGCCATGGTGCCGATGTGGATGTTCCCGATCGCCATCGCGTGCGGCAACACCTTCGTGCTGAAGCCGTCCGAGAAGGACCCGTCGGCGGCCATGAAGCTCGCCGAGCTGTTCGCCGAGGCGGGCCTGCCCGACGGCGTCTTCAACGTCGTCCACGGTGACAAGGTGGCGGTCGACCGCCTCCTGGACCACCCGGACGTCAAGGCGGTGTCCTTCGTCGGCTCGACGCCCATCGCCCGCTACATCCACACCACGGCCTCGACGAACGGCAAGCGCGTCCAGGCCCTGGGCGGCGCCAAGAACCACATGCTGGTCCTCCCGGACGCGGACCTGGACGCGGCAGCCGACGCCGCGGTCTCCGCCGCCTACGGCTCGGCGGGCGAGCGCTGCATGGCGATCTCGGCAGTGGTCGCGGTCGGCGCGATCGGCGACGAGCTCGTGCAGAAGATCCGTGAGCGCGCCGAGAAGATCAAGATCGGCCCCGGCAACGACCCCACTTCCGAGATGGGCCCGCTGATCACTGCCGTGCACCGCGACAAGGTGGCCTCGTACGTCACCGGCGCGGCGGCCGAGGGCGCGGAGGTCGTCCTCGACGGCAGCGGCTACACGGTCGACGGCTTCGAGGACGGCCACTGGATCGGCATCTCGCTCCTCGACAAGGTGCCCACGTCCGCGAAGGCCTACACGGACGAGATCTTCGGCCCGGTGCTGTGCGTGCTCCGCGTGGACACGTACGACGAGGGCGTGGCGCTGATCAACAGCTCCCCCTTCGGCAACGGCACGGCGATCTTCACCCGGGACGGCGGCGCCGCCCGCCGCTTCCAGCTGGAGATCGAGGCCGGCATGGTCGGCGTCAACGTACCGATCCCGGTCCCGGTGGGCTACCACTCGTTCGGCGGCTGGAAGGACTCCCTCTTCGGGGACCACCACATCTACGGCAACGACGGCACCCACTTCTACACCCGCGGCAAGGTCGTCACCACCCGCTGGCCCGACCCTGCGGACGGCCCCTCGGCCGTGGACCTGGGCTTCCCGCGCAACCACTGAGTAACCCGCAAAAATGCCTGCTGACCAGGACTTTTCTGGTCGGCGGGCAGATGCGTTCCGGGTCAGGCGGTCACCGGTAGATCTTGCCGGGCTCGGCCTTGGCCGGAGCGAGGAGCTGGGTGACGGTCACGAAGGTGTAGCCCTGCTTGCTGAGCGCCTTCAGGATGGAGGGCATGGCGGGCACGGTGCCCTTGTGCAGCGGGTGGAGCAGGATGATTCCGTCGCGGCCGGCGCCATCGAGGACGCGCTTGGTTATCAGCGCGGAGTCATCCGTCTGGTAGTCCTTCGCAGTCACCGTCCACAGGACCTGCGCCATGCCCAGCTCCTTGGCGACCTTGGATACGCGGTCGTCGGTGCTGCCCCCGGGCGGACGCATCAGCGTCGGCTTACGGCCGGTGATGCCGGTGATGGCCCGTTCCGTGCGTTCCAGCTCGACGCGGATCCGCGCATCGGAGACCTCGGTCAGCACAGGGTGTGTCCAGGTGTGGTTCCCGATCTCATGGCCGTCCGTGGCCATCCGCCGCACCACCTCCGGGAACTTGTGGATGCGCCGCCCCTCGAGAAAGAACGTCGACGGCGCCTTGTACTCCTTAAGGAGGTCCATCAGCCGGACGGTGGGTTCGCCCGGGTTGCCGTCGAAGGTGAGCGCGATGCACTTGGCCTTCGCGCAGTCCACCTGCCCCGGCGGTCCGCCTGCTCCTGACGCGGCCCGGTCGCGTTCCTCGCGCGGCGAAAGCGTATCCATCTTGTACGCCTGGATGACTGCGACGACAGTCACCGTGACAGCCGCCACCACGACCAGGGCCAGGAGTATGAGCAGGTGAGGCCGTCTCTTCAGAAAATTCACACCCGAGGAGAGGACCTCGGCGCCGGAGGGGTTGTCTGGCGGCCTCGACTGTGAGGAGCCACACGTCAGTGCGGCGGCAGATCACCAGTGCGAGTGGTAGGGGCTTAGCCAGGACTGAGCCTGGACGAATCCGGCAACTCCCAGACCACCACCGCACATCTCCCGTCGTCTTTGCCACCCGCACTCCTGTACGTGGCGAGGGCGACGTCGTTGTCCGTGTCGACCAGCACCCACATCCCGTAGCACCCCAGTTCGCGGCTCAGCTCGGCCAGCCGCCGCACCAGGGCCCGCCCGATCCCCCGGCGCCGGTACGACTCGGCCACCCCCAGCTCGTACAGCAGCAACTCCGCGCCCTTGTCGGGGTGGATCGTCTCGATCCCGCTCACAAAGCCGACGGGGGCACTCTCACCCGGCTCGTATGCCAGATACAGGTGATGTCCGGCGGACGTCAGGAAACGTTCCGCCCACTCCGTGCGGACCGGGTGGTCGAAGAGGTGCTCGGCGGCGGCCACCTCGGCGACCGTCATGGCACGGCGAATCTCCACAGACTGCGTCTCCCCGAACCGAATGTTCATGGGCCCGTTCGTACCACGGTTGGTGTACGCCGGACCCGTGCCGTACGCCTGCAGGATGGCGGGAGGTTCCGACCGGCGGTTGCCCCGGATGTCAGTGGCGGACCGTACCGTTGACGCATGGATCTTCGAATGCCCGGACTGCGGGGAGTACGGCCCCGGCGGCCCCGGCGGCTGATCGCCGTCGTGGCCGCCGCCGTCGTCCTGCTCGCCGGCGCCGGTACGTGGACGGCCGTCGCCTCGGACGACGCGCCCGCGGTGCACCGCGCCGACCGGGTCATGGACATGGGCGGCGGGGTGCGCATCGGCACCTCGTACTTCACCGCGGGTTCGGACTCCGACCGCCGCCCCGCCGTCCTCCTCGCCCACGGCTTCGGCGGCAGCAAGGACGACATGCGGGCCCAGGCGCAGGACCTCGCCCGTGACGGTTACGCGGTGCTGACCTGGTCCGCCCGGGGCTTCGGCAGATCGACCGGAAAGATCGGGCTGAACGACCCGAAGACCGAGGTCGCCGACGTCTCGAAACTCATCGACTGGCTCGCCGCGCGCCCTGAGGTTCAGCTCGACAAGAAGGGTGACCCGCGCGTCGGCATGGCCGGCGGGTCCTACGGCGGCGCGATCTCCCTCCTCGCCGCCGGGTACGACCAGCGGGTCGACGCCATCGCGCCCGCGATCACCTACTGGAACCTCGCGGACGCCCTGTTCCCGGGCGGCGTCTTCAAGAAGCAGTGGGCCGGCATCTTCATCAACACCGGCGGCGGCTGCGACCAGTTCGAGGCCGCGCTGTGCCGGATGTACGACCGGGTCGCCGAGGCAGGCGAGCCGGACGCCGAGGCCACCACCCTCCTCGCCGACCGGTCGCCGTCCGCTGTCGGCGACCGCATCAAGGTGCCCACCCTGCTGATCCAGGGCCAGACCGACTCTCTCTTCCCGCTCGGCCAGGCCGACGCCGCCGCGAAGGCGATCCGCGCCAACGGCGCCCCTGTGGACGTCGACTGGATCGCGGGCGGCCATGACGGCGGCGACCTGGAGACGAGCCGCGTCGAGTCCCGGGTCACCTCCTGGTTCGACCGGTACCTCAAGGGCGACAAGGGCACCGACACCGGCCCCGCCTTCCGCGTCACCCGCACCGGCGGCATCGACTCCACCGACGGAGCGGCCACCCTGCGAGGCGCCACCGCGGACACCTACCCGGGGCTGGAGAGCGGACAGCGCGCATTCACCCTGACCGGCAGGGAGCAGAAGTTCGACAACCCGGCCGGCGCCGCCCCGCCCTCCGTCTCCTCCCTGCCCGGCCTCGGCGCGGCGGGCGGCCTCTCCCAGCTCTCCTCCCTCGGAGTCGGCGTCTCACTCGACTTCCCGGGGCAGAACGCGCGCTTCGAATCGGCCCCGGTCGCCGACGACGTACGGATCACCGGTTCCCCCACGGTCACCGTCCACGTCAAGTCGACCAGCGAGGACGCCGTCCTCTTCGCCAAGGTGTACGACGTCTCCGCCGGCGGCAGGCAACAGGTGCTGCCCGGCCAGCTCGTCACCCCCCTGAGGGTCGAGGGCGCCAAGGAGGGCAAGGACGTCACGATCACCCTCCCGGCCATCGACCACGAGGTCGAACAGGGCCACCGCCTCCGCCTGGTCCTCGCCTCCACAGACCTGGGCTACGCGTCACCGGTCGCCCCGGCCACGTACACCGTCTCCGTCAAGAGCGAGCTGAAGATCCCCACCGCCCCCGGCGTCACCACGGCCTCGGCCGGGCTGCCCGCCTGGGTGTGGTGGCTGCCCCTCGCGGGCGCCGCGATCGCCCTGACCCTGCTCCTGTCCGGCCGCCGACGCACGGCGGCGCCCTCCGCCCCGGACCCCGAACTGGCCGAAGTCCCGCTCCAGATCACCGACTTGAGCAAGCGGTACGCGAAGTCGTCGGACCGGTACGCCGTACGGGACCTGTCGTTCCGCGTCGAGAAGGGCCAGGTCCTCGGACTCCTCGGCCCCAACGGCGCCGGCAAGACCACCACCCTGCGCATGCTGATGGGCCTCATCAAGCCCGACGACGGCGAGATCCGCGTCTTCGGGCACGCCATCCGCCCCGGCGCCCCCGTCCTCTCCCGCGTCGGCGCCTTCGTCGAGGGCGCCGGCTTCCTCCCGCACCTCTCCGGCCGCGAGAACCTGGAGCTGTACTGGCAGGCCACCGGCCGCCCGACCGAGGACGCCCACCTGGCGGAGGCCCTGGAGATCGCGGGCCTCGGCGACGCACTCGCGCGCGCTGTGCGCACGTACTCCCAGGGCATGCGCCAGCGCCTCGCCATCGCCCAGGCCATGCTCGGCCTGCCCGACCTCCTCATCCTCGACGAACCGACCAACGGCCTCGACCCGCCCCAGATCCGCGAGATGCGCGAGGTGCTGATCCGGTACGCGGAGGCCGGCCGCACGGTGATCGTCTCCAGCCACCTGCTGGCGGAGGTCGAGCAGACCTGCACGCACCTCGTGGTCATGGACCGGGGCAAGCTGGTCCAGGCGGGCCCGGTCAGCGAGATCATCGGCTCCGGCGACACCCTGCTCGTCGGCACCACCACCCCCGTGGAGGAGCCGCTCGTCGAGAAGGTGGCCGCCCTGCCGGGCATCGTCTCCGCCGTACGCACCGACGACGGCCTCCTGGTCCGCCTCGCCCCCGAGGACGGCAGCGCCCAGCGCCTGGTCGTCGAACTCGTCCGCCTCGAAGTGCCCGTGGAGTCGGTGGGCCCCCACCGCCGCCTCGAAGACGCCTTCCTCACCCTGATCGGAGGTTCCGCATGAGCACCGAGACGAGCACGACAAGCAGCACGATGAGCACGCTCGTGGAGCGGGCGGAGACCGCCGACGGCTACCGCGCCCGGCGGACACTGCCCCTGCGCGTCGAGCTGGTCCGCCAGCTCAAGCGCCGCCGTACGCTCGTCATGGGCGGCATCCTCGCCGCGCTGCCGTTCATCCTCGTCGCCGCGTTCGCGATCGGGGGCGAGCCCGGCGGACGCAACGGCCAGGTCTCCCTGATGGACACGGCCACCGCGTCCGGCGCCAACTTCACCGCCGTCAACCTCTTCGTCTCCGCGGGCTTCCTGCTCGTCATCCCCGTCGCCCTGTTCTGCGGGGACACGGTCGCCTCGGAGGCCAGCTGGTCCTCACTGCGCTATCTGCTCGCGGCGCCGGTGCCGCGCGCCCGCCTCCTGTGGTCCAAGCTCGCCGTCGCCCTCGGCATGAGCCTGGCCGCGATGGTGCTGCTGCCGGTCGTGGCCATCGCGGTCGGCACGGCGGCCTATGGCTGGGGGCCACTGGAGATCCCCACCGGCGGTTCGCTCGCCGCGGGCACGGCGGCCCAGCGCCTCGTGGTCGTCGTGGGGTACCTCTTCGTGTCCCAACTTGTCACCGCGGGACTGGCGTTCTGGCTGTCGACGAAGACGGACGCCCCCCTGGGAGCGGTCGGCGGCGCCGTCGGCCTGACCATCGTCGGCAACGTCCTGGACGCCGTGACGGCCCTCGGCGACTGGCGCGACTTCCTGCCGGCGCACTGGCAGTTCGCGTGGGCCGACGCCATCCAGCCCCGCCCGGAGTGGGGCGGCATGATCCAGGGGACAGCCGTCTCGATAACGTACGCCCTCGTGCTGTTTGCCCTGGCCTTCCGGGGTTTCGCCCGCAAAGACGTCGTCTCCTAGGTCACCGGAGGATCACCTACCGGTCTCGGAGACCGTCCCTCGTGGCCACTTCGAGATCCATCCGCAACACCCCGTACCGCACATTCCGGCCCCCTCCACCGTCACAGTCACAGAAGTTGACGTCGTCCGACGTCAACGGACGGAGGGGGCACGGCTGATGGAGCGGACTCGGATCCACCGAACACGACGCCTGCAAGGCACGCTGATCGCGCTGACAGCCGCGGGCGGCCTGCTGCTCACCGGGTGCAGCGGCGACACGGGCGACAGCGGCCAGAGCAGCAAGGCGGACAGCCGGCAGGACTCCGGGGGCGGCTCGGGCTACGCACCCGCGCCCGCCCAGAGCAACGGCTCCGGCGAGCAGCAGGACGGCCGATCGGACGGCGATCAAGGCGACACGGAGGGAGAGAGGGAAGGAGACTTCGCCCCGTCCCCCGACTACCTCTCCACCTTCGCGCTCGACGTCGACACCGCCTCCTACGGCTACGCGCGCCGCACCCTCGCCGACGGCCACCGCCCCGACCCGTCGACGGTCCGCCCCGAGGAGTTCGTCAACAGCTTCCGCCAGGACTACGAACGCCCCGACGGCAACGGTTTCTCGGTCACCGTCGACGGCGCCCGCACCGACCGCGAGGACTGGTCCCTCGTCCGTGTGGGTCTCGCCACCCGCACCGCCGGGCAGAAGGGCGAACGCCCGCCGGCCGCCCTCACCTTCGTCATCGACATCTCCGGCTCCATGGCCGAACCCGGCCGCCTCGACCTCGCCAAGGACTCCCTCGGCGTGATGACGGACCGACTGCGCGACGACGACTCGGTCGCGATCGTCACCTTCAGCGACGAAGCCGAGACCGTCCTGCCGATGACCCGACTCGACGACCACCGCGACCGCGTCCACCACGCGATCGACGACCTGGAACCGACCGACTCGACCAACCTCGGCGCAGGCGTGCGCACCGGCTACGCCACCGCCGTCGAGGGCCTGCGCGAGGGCGCCACCAACCGGGTCGTGCTCGTCTCGGACGCGCTGGCCAACACCGGCGACACCGACGCCGACTCGATCCTCGACCGCATCTCCGACGCCCGCCGCGAACACGGCATCACCCTCTTCGGCGTCG
Protein-coding sequences here:
- the mmsA gene encoding CoA-acylating methylmalonate-semialdehyde dehydrogenase, coding for MTKIVNHWIGGKTVEGASGTYGPVTDPATGAVTTNVAFATVDEVDAAVAAAKDAYATWGTSSLAKRSAILFKFRALLDANRDAIAELITAEHGKVHSDALGEVARGLEIVELACGITVQLKGELSTEVASRVDVSSIRQSLGVVAGITPFNFPAMVPMWMFPIAIACGNTFVLKPSEKDPSAAMKLAELFAEAGLPDGVFNVVHGDKVAVDRLLDHPDVKAVSFVGSTPIARYIHTTASTNGKRVQALGGAKNHMLVLPDADLDAAADAAVSAAYGSAGERCMAISAVVAVGAIGDELVQKIRERAEKIKIGPGNDPTSEMGPLITAVHRDKVASYVTGAAAEGAEVVLDGSGYTVDGFEDGHWIGISLLDKVPTSAKAYTDEIFGPVLCVLRVDTYDEGVALINSSPFGNGTAIFTRDGGAARRFQLEIEAGMVGVNVPIPVPVGYHSFGGWKDSLFGDHHIYGNDGTHFYTRGKVVTTRWPDPADGPSAVDLGFPRNH
- a CDS encoding polysaccharide deacetylase family protein, translated to MNFLKRRPHLLILLALVVVAAVTVTVVAVIQAYKMDTLSPREERDRAASGAGGPPGQVDCAKAKCIALTFDGNPGEPTVRLMDLLKEYKAPSTFFLEGRRIHKFPEVVRRMATDGHEIGNHTWTHPVLTEVSDARIRVELERTERAITGITGRKPTLMRPPGGSTDDRVSKVAKELGMAQVLWTVTAKDYQTDDSALITKRVLDGAGRDGIILLHPLHKGTVPAMPSILKALSKQGYTFVTVTQLLAPAKAEPGKIYR
- a CDS encoding GNAT family N-acetyltransferase; translated protein: MNIRFGETQSVEIRRAMTVAEVAAAEHLFDHPVRTEWAERFLTSAGHHLYLAYEPGESAPVGFVSGIETIHPDKGAELLLYELGVAESYRRRGIGRALVRRLAELSRELGCYGMWVLVDTDNDVALATYRSAGGKDDGRCAVVVWELPDSSRLSPG
- a CDS encoding alpha/beta fold hydrolase, with product MDLRMPGLRGVRPRRPRRLIAVVAAAVVLLAGAGTWTAVASDDAPAVHRADRVMDMGGGVRIGTSYFTAGSDSDRRPAVLLAHGFGGSKDDMRAQAQDLARDGYAVLTWSARGFGRSTGKIGLNDPKTEVADVSKLIDWLAARPEVQLDKKGDPRVGMAGGSYGGAISLLAAGYDQRVDAIAPAITYWNLADALFPGGVFKKQWAGIFINTGGGCDQFEAALCRMYDRVAEAGEPDAEATTLLADRSPSAVGDRIKVPTLLIQGQTDSLFPLGQADAAAKAIRANGAPVDVDWIAGGHDGGDLETSRVESRVTSWFDRYLKGDKGTDTGPAFRVTRTGGIDSTDGAATLRGATADTYPGLESGQRAFTLTGREQKFDNPAGAAPPSVSSLPGLGAAGGLSQLSSLGVGVSLDFPGQNARFESAPVADDVRITGSPTVTVHVKSTSEDAVLFAKVYDVSAGGRQQVLPGQLVTPLRVEGAKEGKDVTITLPAIDHEVEQGHRLRLVLASTDLGYASPVAPATYTVSVKSELKIPTAPGVTTASAGLPAWVWWLPLAGAAIALTLLLSGRRRTAAPSAPDPELAEVPLQITDLSKRYAKSSDRYAVRDLSFRVEKGQVLGLLGPNGAGKTTTLRMLMGLIKPDDGEIRVFGHAIRPGAPVLSRVGAFVEGAGFLPHLSGRENLELYWQATGRPTEDAHLAEALEIAGLGDALARAVRTYSQGMRQRLAIAQAMLGLPDLLILDEPTNGLDPPQIREMREVLIRYAEAGRTVIVSSHLLAEVEQTCTHLVVMDRGKLVQAGPVSEIIGSGDTLLVGTTTPVEEPLVEKVAALPGIVSAVRTDDGLLVRLAPEDGSAQRLVVELVRLEVPVESVGPHRRLEDAFLTLIGGSA
- a CDS encoding ABC transporter permease; the encoded protein is MSTLVERAETADGYRARRTLPLRVELVRQLKRRRTLVMGGILAALPFILVAAFAIGGEPGGRNGQVSLMDTATASGANFTAVNLFVSAGFLLVIPVALFCGDTVASEASWSSLRYLLAAPVPRARLLWSKLAVALGMSLAAMVLLPVVAIAVGTAAYGWGPLEIPTGGSLAAGTAAQRLVVVVGYLFVSQLVTAGLAFWLSTKTDAPLGAVGGAVGLTIVGNVLDAVTALGDWRDFLPAHWQFAWADAIQPRPEWGGMIQGTAVSITYALVLFALAFRGFARKDVVS
- a CDS encoding vWA domain-containing protein — translated: MERTRIHRTRRLQGTLIALTAAGGLLLTGCSGDTGDSGQSSKADSRQDSGGGSGYAPAPAQSNGSGEQQDGRSDGDQGDTEGEREGDFAPSPDYLSTFALDVDTASYGYARRTLADGHRPDPSTVRPEEFVNSFRQDYERPDGNGFSVTVDGARTDREDWSLVRVGLATRTAGQKGERPPAALTFVIDISGSMAEPGRLDLAKDSLGVMTDRLRDDDSVAIVTFSDEAETVLPMTRLDDHRDRVHHAIDDLEPTDSTNLGAGVRTGYATAVEGLREGATNRVVLVSDALANTGDTDADSILDRISDARREHGITLFGVGVGSDYGDALMERLADKGDGNTTYVSNETDAREVFCEQLPRNIDLTARDAKAQVAFDPETVAEFRLIGYDNRRVADDDFRDDRVDGGEVGPGHTVTALYAVRTKQSASGHLATATVRWLDPETREPHEESGQLESEAVDEALWDAPSRLQITAVAAYFADALRKGDDGWTTLPGAPSLNELADRADKLADTTEDKAVRQLAEAIEQADRYED